Part of the Streptomyces sp. f51 genome is shown below.
ATCTGGTCGGCCTGGTTCTCCAGACGGTTGACCTCGATCCAGTACTCCGTGAGGTTGTCCATGGTCCGCAGGTTGGGCATGGCCTCGGCGGTCAGCTCCGCCGCCCGCGCCAGCACCTCGATCTGCTGCTCGACGCCCTTGGGGAGTTCCTCGACGTTGTAGAGGACGACCAGATCGACGGCCTCCTCCATGAAGTCCATGATGTCGTCGAGGGACGAGGCCAGGTTGTAGATGTCCTCGCGGTCGAAGGGCGTGATGAAGGAGGAGTTCAGCTGGTGGAAGATCGCGTGTGTCGCGTCGTCACCGGCGTGTTCCGCGGCCCGCATACGCTCTGCGATCTCGGCCCGAGCGGAAGCGTCCGCCCCGAGCAGTTCCATCAGGAGCTTCGAGCCCGTGACGATGTTGTCCGCGGATGCGGAGAACATGTCGTAGAAGCTCGTCTCCCTGGGGGTCAGACGAAAACGCACGTTGGGGTCCTCGGAGTGCTTCGATTCGGTCAGGCTGATGCTAGGTGCATCATCCGGCCACGGCTAAGGGGCCGCCACCCAGTGTCGCCCATCGGGCACAGTGATCGGCACGGGGTCCGTCACCGGCGCCGGGCAAGGGGTCCTTACCCAGCAAAGTTCGGTACGATATACCCACCAGGGGTATATGTAAGTGGCGTTTCAGACAGGATCGCCGATCCGATCCAGCAGGAGGACGCGATGACGACCACCGAGGCCGGCGCGACGGCGCCCTCCGGCGACGCGCGGGAGATCGTGACGGACCACGACCGCGGCATCCACGGCTACCACCAGCAGAAGGACGAGCACCTGAAGCGGCTGCGCCGCATCGAGGGCCAGATTCGCGGTCTCCAGCGCATGGTCGACGAGGATGTCTACTGCATCGACATACTCACGCAGGTGTCCGCCTCCACCAAGGCCCTCCAGTCCTTCGCCCTCCAGCTCCTGGAGGAGCACCTGCGCCACTGCGTCGCGGACGCGGCGCTCAAGGGCGGCGCCGAAATCGACGCGAAGGTCGAGGAAGCCACGAAGGCGATCGGCCGCCTGCTGCGCACCTGAACCACCCGCAGTCCGCGAACCTCACGCGAGACAGCGGGCGTCGGCCGCGAACCGCGCCAACTGCGCGAACCATGAGAGATACGACGCATGTGACATCCGCGACGCACGTTCCCCGGACACCGGACGGGCACCGGGGCGGGGCCGGAAAGGACTAGTCCTCCGCGCGGCGCCGCCCGGGAGCGCGTTCTTCGGCCACTTTCAGCACCGCGTCGATGCTCTCCAGGCTGAGGCGGTCCTCGTGCGCCGCCGAGGCCGCGATGATCAGCTCGCCGCACAGGTCGATCTCGGCGAGGGCCACGTGGTCCTGAACTGCCGTACCGCCGACCGGAGCCACGCGCATCACCTCTTCCTGCCGTCACCGGCTTCCTAGAGTAGGGAGCGGCCTACGCACCGCGCATGGCACGGAAGGGCCATTTCCGGCCCTCCACTGAAGCTACGGCTCCGGATGCTCTTGCCCGCCGGGCCGGAACCCACTACTCCGCGATCTTCCCGGCGTAGATGTCCGAGGAGTCCGGCAGCCGTACGACGGCCGGGCTGCCGAAGTCGTACAGCAGGAGGGTCGAGGCGACGGCGACGGTGCCCCTGCTCTGTCCGTTGACGAAGCTGAACCGGTGCCGGACCTTGCGCAGCCGCCCCTGGTCGTCGAGGTAGGCGTCGAACGGCACCTCGGTGGTCGCGAACCCCTTCGCCGCCGCCGTCAGCGCCGGCCGCTGCCCCGCCGAGGCGTCGCGCGCGGCGGTGCCGAGGTCGGCGGTCCCGCGGTAGTGGCGCACGGAGATCCCGGCGACCTCGGTCCTCCCCACATACGTCACCGACCGCGCGCCGCGCAGCAGTTCGGCCGCCGCGTACGGGTCGGTGGCGCCGCCGGTGACCAGGTTGCCGTCCGTGAGACCGGCCGTCGCCACGCGCACCCATTTGTCGGCGGGCACTCCGGCTCCCCGGTTCTTCATGAACAGTGCGCCGGGGACGAGGAGTTCGGTGATCGGACGGTGCTCGGCCGCCCCCGCGGGGTCCTGCGGCAGCAGCACCTTCAGACGCCCCGCCTGCTTCCTGAAGTCGTACACGCCCTGCCCGCGGATGGTGACCCGGGTCCCGCCGGTGGCCATCTCCATGGACGTACTCGCCTTGGCGCTGCCCGCCCTCTCCAGGGCGGCCACGGCCCGGCGCAGCGTCTCGGTGGCGCCCGGCCCGGTGCGGGCGTCCTGAGCGGCCGCACCGCCGCCCGAGCACCCGGTGCCGCAGACCATGAGCCCCGCCGCGACGAACGCGCCGAGGACCGCCGCCCGTCCCTGCTGCTGCGCCACCATCGT
Proteins encoded:
- a CDS encoding DUF47 family protein, producing MRFRLTPRETSFYDMFSASADNIVTGSKLLMELLGADASARAEIAERMRAAEHAGDDATHAIFHQLNSSFITPFDREDIYNLASSLDDIMDFMEEAVDLVVLYNVEELPKGVEQQIEVLARAAELTAEAMPNLRTMDNLTEYWIEVNRLENQADQIHRKLLAHLFNGKYDAIEVLKLKQIVDVLEEAADAFEHVANTVETIAVKES
- a CDS encoding metal-sensitive transcriptional regulator → MTTTEAGATAPSGDAREIVTDHDRGIHGYHQQKDEHLKRLRRIEGQIRGLQRMVDEDVYCIDILTQVSASTKALQSFALQLLEEHLRHCVADAALKGGAEIDAKVEEATKAIGRLLRT